The following proteins are co-located in the Polymorphospora rubra genome:
- a CDS encoding MGMT family protein, whose product MTPEEYVEEVLTLVERIPAGRVMTYGAIADYLADRSGRASARLVGGIMARHGSGVPWHRVVGAGGRLPPGHEAEAATRLIGEGARLNGLKVDMKISSWYPSP is encoded by the coding sequence GTGACGCCAGAGGAGTACGTGGAAGAGGTCCTCACGCTCGTCGAGCGCATCCCAGCGGGCCGGGTGATGACGTACGGCGCGATCGCCGACTATCTGGCCGACCGGTCCGGGCGGGCCTCGGCACGACTCGTCGGCGGGATCATGGCCCGGCACGGCTCGGGCGTGCCGTGGCACCGGGTGGTCGGCGCCGGCGGCCGGCTGCCCCCCGGCCACGAGGCCGAGGCGGCGACCCGCCTGATCGGCGAGGGCGCCCGCCTGAACGGCCTGAAGGTCGACATGAAGATCTCCTCCTGGTACCCCTCCCCATGA
- a CDS encoding ferritin-like fold-containing protein, translating into MSDPSAGTGPSAGPTAPGTVPVPVDPTRFAAVIDLLGLVAYGELLAFDRMAADARLAPDLPRRALLSEMAAVEIVSYRRLADRLTELGVEPGAAMAPYVEALQSYHDSTEPKDWLEALAKAYVGDAIADDFFRAVADLLAEPDRQLVLDVLHDSQYADFAAGEIRTAIAADPKLANRLSMWARRLVGEALSQAGRVAAERVALTALIVAEVEDESGVQGLLRRLTAAHSARMVAVGLNN; encoded by the coding sequence GTGTCCGATCCCTCAGCCGGCACCGGCCCGTCGGCCGGCCCCACCGCTCCCGGCACGGTCCCCGTACCGGTCGATCCGACCCGGTTCGCCGCCGTCATCGACCTGCTCGGCCTGGTCGCGTACGGCGAACTGCTCGCCTTCGACCGGATGGCCGCCGACGCGCGGCTCGCCCCCGACCTGCCCCGGCGGGCGCTGCTCAGCGAGATGGCGGCGGTGGAGATCGTCAGCTACCGCCGGCTGGCCGACCGGCTCACCGAGCTGGGCGTGGAGCCCGGCGCGGCCATGGCGCCGTACGTCGAGGCGCTGCAGAGCTACCACGACTCGACCGAGCCGAAGGACTGGCTGGAGGCGTTGGCCAAGGCGTACGTCGGCGACGCCATCGCCGACGACTTCTTCCGGGCGGTCGCCGACCTGCTGGCCGAACCGGACCGGCAGCTCGTCCTGGACGTGCTGCACGACTCGCAGTACGCCGATTTCGCCGCGGGCGAGATCCGGACCGCGATCGCCGCGGACCCGAAGCTGGCCAACCGCCTCTCGATGTGGGCCCGCCGGCTGGTGGGGGAGGCCCTGTCGCAGGCTGGCCGGGTCGCCGCCGAGCGGGTCGCGCTCACCGCCCTGATCGTGGCGGAGGTCGAGGACGAGAGCGGCGTGCAGGGGTTGCTTCGGCGGCTCACCGCGGCGCATTCGGCACGGATGGTCGCCGTCGGACTGAACAATTAG
- the moeZ gene encoding adenylyltransferase/sulfurtransferase MoeZ — translation MVEPAAREQQWPDTTVDSGEFTVSLPPLVEPAAELTVDEIRRYSRHLIIPDVGVEGQKRLKNARVLCVGAGGLGSPALMYLAAAGVGTLGIIDFDTVDESNLQRQIIHGQSDVGRPKAESAAASIREINPLVKVEIHNTALDRENVREIFAQYDLIVDGTDNFATRYMVNDAAVLLGKPYVWGSIYRFDGQASVFWAEHGPCYRCLYPEPPPPGMVPSCAEGGVLGVLCASVGSIQVTEAIKLLTGIGEPLVGALTVYDALEMTYRKIKVRKDPACVLCGDNPTVTDLLEDYEDFCGAVSPEAEAAVVDATITARELKEWQDAGKDVFLVDVREPAEYEIVRIPGATLVPKGEIMSGEALAKFPQDRQIVLHCKTGVRSAEALAALKAAGFRDAVHVQGGVIAWVNQIDPSLPAY, via the coding sequence ATGGTCGAACCTGCCGCACGCGAGCAACAATGGCCCGACACCACTGTCGATTCCGGGGAGTTCACCGTGTCGCTGCCCCCGCTCGTCGAGCCCGCCGCCGAGCTGACCGTAGACGAGATCCGCCGCTATTCCCGCCACCTGATCATCCCCGACGTGGGGGTGGAGGGGCAGAAGCGACTCAAGAACGCCCGGGTGCTCTGTGTCGGTGCCGGCGGTCTCGGCTCCCCGGCCCTGATGTATCTCGCCGCGGCCGGCGTCGGCACCCTCGGCATCATCGACTTCGACACCGTCGACGAGTCCAATCTCCAGCGGCAGATCATCCACGGCCAGTCCGACGTCGGCCGGCCCAAGGCCGAGTCCGCCGCCGCCTCGATCCGCGAGATCAACCCGCTGGTCAAGGTCGAGATCCACAACACCGCGCTGGACCGCGAAAACGTACGCGAGATCTTCGCCCAGTACGACCTGATCGTCGACGGCACCGACAACTTCGCCACCCGCTACATGGTCAACGACGCGGCGGTGCTGCTCGGCAAGCCGTACGTCTGGGGATCGATCTACCGCTTCGACGGGCAGGCGTCGGTGTTCTGGGCCGAGCACGGTCCCTGCTACCGGTGCCTCTACCCGGAGCCGCCGCCGCCCGGCATGGTCCCGTCGTGCGCCGAGGGCGGCGTACTCGGCGTGCTCTGCGCGTCGGTCGGCTCGATCCAGGTCACCGAGGCGATCAAGCTGCTGACCGGGATCGGTGAGCCGCTCGTCGGCGCGCTGACGGTCTACGACGCGCTGGAGATGACGTACCGCAAGATCAAGGTCCGCAAGGACCCGGCCTGCGTGCTCTGCGGCGACAACCCGACCGTGACCGACCTGCTCGAGGACTACGAGGACTTCTGCGGCGCGGTCTCCCCGGAGGCCGAGGCGGCGGTCGTCGACGCCACCATCACCGCCCGCGAACTCAAGGAATGGCAGGACGCCGGCAAGGACGTCTTCCTCGTCGACGTGCGCGAACCCGCCGAATACGAGATCGTCCGCATCCCCGGCGCCACCCTCGTCCCCAAGGGCGAGATCATGTCCGGCGAGGCGCTGGCAAAGTTCCCGCAGGACCGGCAGATCGTGCTGCACTGCAAGACCGGCGTACGCTCCGCCGAGGCCCTCGCCGCCCTCAAGGCGGCCGGGTTCCGCGACGCCGTACACGTGCAGGGCGGCGTGATCGCCTGGGTCAACCAGATCGACCCCTCGCTGCCGGCGTACTGA
- a CDS encoding glutamate-5-semialdehyde dehydrogenase: MSVIEQARRAREAAAELATAPRKVKDAALHAMADALVARTEEIVAANAGDIEAGRTAGLSTAIIDRLTLTGARIAGIAEALREMAALPDPVGEVVRGSTLPNGLELRQIRVPFGVVGIIYEARPNVTADAAGICLKSGNAALLRGSSSAANSNAAIVAVLRAAVADAGLPADAIQLLDSSSRDSVKELMRARGLVDVLIPRGGASLIRTVVEESTVPVIETGVGNCHVYVDAAADLDKALAVVLNAKTQRLSTCNTAESLLVHEAVADAFLPRVLAAFAQAGVTVHGTPEVAAYSPDVVAATDEDFGTEYLSADISAAVVPSLSAAVAHIRSYGTGHTEAIVTDSTTAAREFVARVDAAAVMVNASTRFTDGGEFGFGAEIGISTQKLHARGPMGLPELTSTKYVVTGDGHVRT, encoded by the coding sequence ATGAGCGTCATCGAACAGGCGCGCCGGGCCCGCGAGGCGGCCGCCGAACTGGCGACCGCGCCCCGCAAGGTCAAGGACGCCGCGCTGCACGCGATGGCCGACGCACTGGTCGCCCGTACCGAAGAGATCGTGGCCGCGAACGCCGGCGACATCGAGGCGGGTCGTACAGCCGGCCTGTCGACCGCGATCATCGACCGGTTGACGCTGACCGGGGCCCGGATCGCCGGGATCGCCGAGGCGCTGCGCGAGATGGCGGCACTGCCCGACCCGGTCGGCGAGGTGGTCCGCGGCTCGACCCTGCCGAACGGGCTCGAACTGCGCCAGATCCGGGTGCCGTTCGGCGTCGTCGGCATCATCTACGAGGCGCGGCCGAACGTGACCGCCGACGCCGCCGGCATCTGCCTCAAGTCCGGCAACGCGGCGCTGCTGCGCGGATCGTCGTCGGCCGCCAACTCCAACGCCGCGATCGTGGCGGTGCTGCGCGCGGCGGTCGCCGACGCTGGCCTGCCCGCCGACGCGATCCAGTTGCTGGACAGTTCCTCACGCGACTCGGTCAAGGAGTTGATGCGGGCCCGCGGGCTGGTCGACGTACTCATCCCGCGCGGCGGCGCGTCGCTGATCAGGACGGTGGTCGAGGAGTCGACGGTCCCGGTGATCGAGACCGGGGTCGGCAACTGCCACGTGTACGTCGACGCGGCCGCCGACCTCGACAAGGCGCTGGCCGTGGTGCTCAACGCCAAGACGCAGCGGCTGTCGACCTGCAACACCGCCGAGTCGCTGCTGGTGCACGAGGCGGTCGCCGACGCGTTCCTGCCCCGGGTGCTGGCCGCGTTCGCGCAGGCCGGGGTGACCGTGCACGGCACCCCGGAGGTCGCCGCGTACTCCCCCGACGTGGTGGCCGCCACCGACGAGGACTTCGGCACCGAATACCTGTCCGCCGACATCTCGGCCGCCGTCGTACCGTCGCTGTCCGCCGCCGTCGCGCACATCCGCTCGTACGGCACCGGGCACACGGAGGCGATCGTGACCGACTCGACGACGGCGGCCCGCGAGTTCGTGGCCCGGGTCGACGCGGCAGCGGTCATGGTCAACGCCTCGACCCGGTTCACCGACGGCGGCGAGTTCGGCTTCGGCGCCGAGATCGGCATCTCGACCCAGAAGCTGCACGCCCGCGGTCCGATGGGCCTGCCGGAGCTGACCTCGACCAAGTACGTCGTCACCGGCGACGGCCACGTCCGCACCTGA
- the proB gene encoding glutamate 5-kinase: MGAETPACTRTAQNGRVREAVLSARRIVVKVGSSSLTTAVGGLDTNRVDALTDVLAGLAEGGREVVLVSSGAIAAGLAPLGLPRRPRDLATQQAAASVGQGLLIGHYTASFGRRGRTVGQVLLTVDDVTRRAHYRNAYRTLRKLLDLRAIPIVNENDTVATDEIRFGDNDRLAALVAALVDADLLVLLSDVDALYTGDPTRPESRRIDEVRTDADLAGVAVGRAGRAGVGTGGMVTKVEAAKIATGFGIPVVLTAAPLAAPALAGEAVGTFFHRMPKRPAARLFWLAHATSPRGRLHLDPGAVQAVVNRRKSLLPAGITSVDGTFTAGDPVDLVDAAGAPVARGLVNYDAVELPGLLGRSTVELAATLGPGYEREVVHRDDLVLL; the protein is encoded by the coding sequence ATGGGAGCCGAGACGCCCGCGTGCACCCGAACCGCGCAGAATGGGCGGGTGCGCGAAGCAGTCCTGTCGGCGCGGCGGATCGTGGTCAAGGTCGGTTCGTCGTCGCTGACCACCGCGGTCGGCGGGCTCGACACCAACCGGGTCGACGCCCTCACCGACGTACTCGCCGGGCTCGCCGAAGGCGGCCGGGAGGTCGTACTGGTCTCGTCCGGCGCCATCGCCGCCGGCCTGGCTCCGCTCGGGTTGCCCCGCCGGCCGCGCGACCTCGCGACCCAGCAGGCCGCCGCCAGCGTCGGGCAGGGGCTGCTCATCGGCCACTACACGGCCAGCTTCGGTCGGCGCGGCCGGACCGTCGGTCAGGTGCTGCTGACCGTCGACGACGTCACCCGGCGGGCGCACTACCGCAACGCCTACCGGACCCTGCGCAAGCTGCTCGACCTGCGGGCCATCCCGATCGTCAACGAGAACGACACGGTGGCCACCGACGAGATCCGCTTCGGCGACAACGACCGGCTCGCCGCCCTGGTCGCCGCCCTGGTCGACGCCGATCTTCTGGTCCTGCTCTCCGACGTGGACGCGCTCTACACCGGCGACCCGACCCGGCCGGAGAGCCGGAGGATCGACGAGGTACGCACCGACGCCGACCTCGCCGGGGTGGCCGTGGGCCGGGCCGGGCGGGCCGGCGTCGGCACCGGCGGCATGGTCACCAAGGTCGAGGCGGCGAAGATCGCCACCGGGTTCGGCATCCCGGTCGTGCTCACCGCCGCACCGCTGGCCGCACCGGCGCTGGCCGGCGAAGCGGTCGGCACGTTCTTCCACCGGATGCCGAAACGCCCGGCCGCCCGGCTGTTCTGGCTGGCCCACGCCACCTCGCCGCGCGGCCGGCTGCACCTGGACCCGGGCGCGGTGCAGGCGGTGGTGAACCGTCGCAAGTCGCTGCTGCCCGCCGGGATCACCTCCGTCGACGGCACCTTCACCGCCGGCGACCCGGTCGACCTGGTCGACGCGGCCGGCGCCCCGGTGGCCCGGGGACTGGTCAACTACGACGCGGTGGAACTGCCCGGCCTGCTCGGCCGGTCCACGGTCGAACTGGCCGCGACGCTCGGCCCCGGATACGAACGAGAGGTCGTCCACCGCGACGACCTGGTACTGCTGTGA
- a CDS encoding DUF3107 domain-containing protein, with amino-acid sequence MEVKIGVQYAPRELVVDSAQTPAEIEQIVTDAIANEGTLSLTDEKGRRIIVPVNKIAYVEIAESSPRVVGFTAR; translated from the coding sequence GTGGAGGTCAAGATCGGTGTGCAGTACGCGCCGCGAGAGCTCGTGGTCGACAGCGCGCAGACGCCGGCCGAAATCGAGCAGATCGTGACCGATGCCATCGCCAACGAGGGCACTCTTTCACTGACCGACGAGAAGGGCCGGCGCATCATCGTTCCGGTCAACAAGATCGCCTATGTGGAGATCGCCGAGTCGTCGCCCCGGGTCGTGGGCTTCACCGCCCGCTGA
- a CDS encoding DUF3152 domain-containing protein: MRTLSPIRTSASPPQIGAVAAGRRARGRRPVAQLASLATLVTAAALVMVGLAVPGFTDRSQAPVAEVSPAAETPIAVPPTSEPPQPTEEPPPVLQMPGPVPSKGEGTFDYGTTQGEVAGTAGTLRRYRIAVEKGADEDVEAFGATVDAVLANKGSWIGSGRLRLQRVPDRAGHDFTVYLVTAQTAYTMCQAGWVDIRVDGKPYTSCRAQGKVILNLDRWRTSVPHYVEAEVPLDVYRDYVVNHEVGHELGYNHERCPGQGRPAPVMMQQTLFLNGCEANPWPFLDGKRYAGPPL; the protein is encoded by the coding sequence ATGCGTACCCTGTCACCGATCCGCACATCCGCGTCGCCGCCACAGATCGGTGCGGTGGCCGCCGGCCGCCGCGCCCGCGGCCGGCGACCGGTCGCCCAGCTGGCGTCGCTCGCCACCCTGGTGACAGCGGCCGCCCTGGTGATGGTGGGACTCGCGGTGCCCGGGTTCACCGACCGGTCGCAGGCCCCGGTGGCGGAGGTCTCGCCGGCCGCCGAAACACCGATCGCGGTGCCGCCCACCAGCGAGCCGCCGCAACCGACCGAGGAGCCGCCGCCGGTGCTCCAGATGCCCGGGCCGGTGCCGTCGAAGGGGGAGGGCACCTTCGACTACGGCACCACGCAGGGCGAGGTGGCCGGCACCGCGGGCACGCTGCGCCGTTACCGGATCGCGGTCGAGAAGGGCGCGGACGAGGACGTGGAGGCGTTCGGGGCGACCGTCGACGCGGTTCTGGCGAACAAGGGCAGCTGGATCGGCAGTGGCCGGCTGCGGCTCCAGCGGGTTCCGGACCGGGCCGGGCACGACTTCACCGTCTACCTGGTCACGGCGCAGACCGCGTACACGATGTGCCAGGCCGGCTGGGTCGACATCAGAGTCGACGGCAAGCCCTACACCTCGTGCCGGGCACAGGGCAAGGTGATTCTCAACCTGGACCGGTGGCGGACCTCGGTGCCGCACTACGTCGAGGCCGAGGTGCCGCTCGACGTCTACCGTGATTACGTCGTCAACCACGAGGTCGGCCACGAACTCGGCTACAACCACGAGCGCTGCCCCGGGCAGGGCAGGCCGGCGCCGGTGATGATGCAGCAGACGCTCTTCCTCAACGGCTGCGAGGCCAACCCGTGGCCGTTCCTCGACGGCAAGCGGTACGCCGGTCCGCCGTTGTGA
- a CDS encoding TetR/AcrR family transcriptional regulator has protein sequence MTAPSSGAQTAGRPARLPRSARRKQLLAAAQEVFVAQGYHSAAMDDIAERAGVSKPVLYQHFPGKMELYLALLDTHCEAIVAQVRAAMAATSDNKERVSGAVRAYFDFVDHESEAFRLVFESDLRNDPAVRERMARVESGCIAAITDTIISDTGVSRARAELLASGLVGTAETAAKFWLASGRQVPKAEAEALLTALAWRGIASFPLQGESA, from the coding sequence ATGACCGCACCGTCGAGCGGCGCGCAAACGGCGGGCCGGCCGGCACGGTTGCCGCGCTCGGCGCGCCGCAAGCAGCTGCTGGCCGCGGCGCAGGAGGTGTTCGTCGCCCAGGGTTACCACTCGGCCGCGATGGACGACATCGCGGAGCGGGCCGGGGTGTCGAAGCCAGTGCTCTACCAGCATTTCCCCGGCAAGATGGAGCTATACCTGGCGCTGCTCGACACGCACTGCGAGGCGATCGTCGCGCAGGTCCGGGCCGCGATGGCCGCGACCAGCGACAACAAGGAGCGGGTCAGCGGTGCGGTACGCGCCTACTTCGACTTCGTCGACCACGAGAGCGAGGCGTTCCGACTGGTCTTCGAGTCGGACCTGCGCAACGACCCGGCGGTGCGTGAGCGGATGGCCCGGGTGGAGAGCGGCTGCATCGCGGCGATCACCGACACGATCATCTCGGACACCGGGGTGAGCCGGGCACGCGCCGAGCTGCTGGCCTCGGGTCTGGTCGGCACGGCCGAGACCGCGGCGAAGTTCTGGCTCGCAAGTGGACGGCAGGTACCCAAGGCGGAGGCCGAGGCGTTGCTGACCGCCCTGGCATGGCGGGGGATCGCCAGCTTCCCCCTGCAGGGCGAGTCGGCCTGA
- a CDS encoding DUF3152 domain-containing protein, with amino-acid sequence MTTPETDSPRVRTPTGRAPAHDPDAPPSTGHDQADPAGSGPAGSGPGARDTAGRVARQRRWQRRRRFFVLLIVLAAAILIGVDLARNGDRPRAEHAAAARDGIAVGPPAVPTPTADPDTVATAPATASPGPATGAATTPSVQPTTTPDQPLAGSGYPTTGPGTFGYATDEGAVLGTAGTLRRFRIAVEHGMAQEPAVFAAAADSILGDPRSWIASGQLRLQHVPRTAAADFTLYLATPATSERMCAAGGLRTEGYTSCRLPGQVIINVARWQEAVPDYGAPLDTYRAYVINHEVGHELGYGHEACPSAGSPAPVMQQQTYGLEECLANAWPYLDGRRYVGPDLP; translated from the coding sequence ATGACGACGCCAGAGACCGACTCGCCGCGCGTCCGGACGCCGACCGGGCGCGCCCCCGCCCACGACCCCGACGCGCCGCCGTCGACCGGCCACGACCAGGCCGACCCGGCCGGGAGCGGTCCGGCCGGGAGCGGTCCGGGGGCCCGGGACACCGCCGGCCGGGTAGCCCGGCAGCGACGCTGGCAGCGCCGGCGGCGGTTCTTCGTGCTCCTGATAGTCCTGGCCGCGGCCATACTGATCGGGGTCGACCTGGCCCGCAACGGTGACCGGCCGCGCGCCGAGCACGCGGCCGCCGCCCGGGACGGGATCGCCGTCGGGCCGCCGGCCGTCCCCACCCCGACCGCCGATCCGGACACCGTAGCCACGGCACCGGCCACCGCGTCACCCGGGCCCGCCACCGGGGCGGCCACCACCCCATCCGTCCAGCCCACGACCACACCCGACCAACCCTTGGCCGGATCGGGGTATCCCACGACCGGGCCGGGCACCTTCGGGTACGCGACCGACGAGGGCGCCGTACTCGGCACCGCCGGGACCCTGCGACGCTTCCGGATCGCGGTCGAACACGGCATGGCGCAGGAACCGGCGGTGTTCGCCGCCGCCGCCGACAGCATCCTCGGCGACCCCCGCAGCTGGATTGCCTCCGGGCAGCTGCGGCTCCAGCACGTGCCGCGGACGGCGGCCGCCGACTTCACCCTCTACCTGGCCACCCCCGCCACCTCGGAGCGGATGTGCGCCGCCGGCGGGCTGCGGACCGAGGGCTACACCTCCTGCCGGCTACCCGGCCAGGTGATCATCAATGTCGCCCGCTGGCAGGAGGCGGTACCCGACTACGGTGCCCCGCTGGACACCTACCGGGCCTACGTGATCAACCACGAGGTCGGCCACGAACTCGGGTACGGCCACGAGGCGTGCCCGTCCGCCGGCAGCCCCGCCCCGGTGATGCAACAGCAGACGTACGGCCTCGAGGAATGCCTGGCCAACGCCTGGCCCTACCTCGACGGCCGCCGGTACGTCGGCCCGGACCTGCCCTGA
- a CDS encoding alpha/beta fold hydrolase — protein sequence MRNALLAADDLLPEGRTPPPWLGRRVGPEGSAIYVRDTPATTSDAEPALYVHGLGGSSQNWTDLAGLLAGRLDGEAIDLPGFGHSDPGDRYTIAAFADRVIRHLEQAGRGPVHLVGNSLGGAITVRVAGRRPDLVRTLTLISPAMPFLDPRRSLQGRMLPLLAIPRAERLVARRLAQIPPEEMARQVMEACIADTSRICEQRRLETIEEIKIRGTAAHYASAYLGTLRGIVSEFVRAYLPGDRSLWRTAARITAPTLVIGGRQDRLVDVRVAPQVARAIPDSRLLMLDGVGHVAQMEVPRTVARAVLALLDEHRGASGI from the coding sequence ATGAGAAACGCGCTCCTGGCGGCCGACGACCTGTTGCCGGAGGGCCGGACACCCCCGCCCTGGCTGGGGCGCCGGGTGGGCCCCGAAGGCTCGGCCATCTACGTCCGCGACACCCCGGCGACCACGTCGGACGCCGAACCCGCCCTCTACGTACACGGTCTCGGCGGCTCGTCGCAGAACTGGACCGACCTGGCCGGCCTGCTCGCCGGCCGCCTCGACGGCGAAGCGATCGACCTGCCCGGGTTCGGTCACAGCGACCCCGGTGACCGCTACACGATCGCGGCGTTCGCCGACCGGGTGATCCGGCACCTGGAGCAGGCCGGGCGCGGCCCCGTCCACCTGGTCGGCAACTCGCTCGGCGGGGCGATCACCGTACGCGTCGCGGGGCGCCGCCCCGACCTGGTCCGTACCCTGACGCTCATCTCGCCGGCCATGCCGTTCCTCGACCCCCGGCGCTCGTTGCAGGGGCGGATGCTGCCGCTGCTCGCGATTCCCCGCGCCGAACGGCTCGTGGCCCGCCGGCTCGCGCAGATCCCGCCGGAGGAGATGGCGCGACAGGTGATGGAGGCCTGCATCGCCGACACTTCGCGCATCTGCGAGCAGCGGCGGTTGGAGACGATCGAGGAGATCAAGATCCGGGGCACCGCCGCCCACTACGCGAGTGCCTACCTGGGTACGTTGCGCGGAATCGTCTCGGAGTTCGTGCGGGCGTACCTGCCCGGCGACCGGTCGCTGTGGCGGACCGCGGCCCGGATCACCGCCCCGACCCTGGTCATCGGCGGTCGGCAGGACCGGCTGGTCGACGTACGGGTCGCGCCGCAGGTGGCCAGGGCGATCCCGGACAGCCGGCTGCTGATGCTCGACGGGGTCGGGCACGTGGCGCAGATGGAGGTGCCCCGGACCGTCGCCCGGGCCGTGCTCGCCCTTCTCGACGAACACCGCGGTGCGTCCGGGATCTGA
- a CDS encoding prenyltransferase/squalene oxidase repeat-containing protein, translated as MTLTVLLRRDRAGGGSVSTVIDMDAAIGFVVAHGDTVDRARLSWLRTGAVPQPGVLDEAEVGQTPDGGWPAFWAGEIASVDATCFRLAELDDLGALGRPAARKALDWLASRQLPDGSWEEDPALANQAPSWAQPGNPEARLYLTANAGFWLTVGGHDARSAGPLDHRVGGVYAGVVHAAAQAVAYRINPDGTWPSFLAAGWLGAAVLHRQEMFYESARMQAVLGERLPGMTPADVATMAAALRRVGVAPQDRLLTAARHRLAETQRSDGGWTSDDGDAFDVHTTLAVIRACR; from the coding sequence ATGACCTTGACTGTCTTGCTGAGGCGGGACCGGGCCGGCGGCGGTAGCGTCTCGACCGTGATCGACATGGATGCCGCGATCGGCTTCGTGGTCGCGCACGGCGACACGGTCGACCGGGCGCGGCTCTCGTGGCTGCGCACCGGGGCCGTTCCGCAGCCGGGCGTGCTCGACGAGGCCGAGGTGGGGCAGACTCCCGACGGCGGGTGGCCCGCGTTCTGGGCCGGCGAGATCGCGTCCGTCGATGCCACCTGCTTCCGGCTCGCCGAACTGGACGACCTCGGCGCCCTCGGCCGGCCGGCGGCCCGTAAGGCGCTGGACTGGCTGGCCAGCCGCCAGCTGCCGGACGGCAGTTGGGAGGAGGATCCGGCGCTGGCCAACCAGGCACCGTCGTGGGCGCAGCCGGGAAACCCGGAGGCACGGCTCTACCTCACCGCGAACGCCGGGTTCTGGCTGACCGTCGGCGGGCACGACGCCCGGTCCGCCGGGCCGCTCGACCACCGGGTCGGCGGCGTGTACGCCGGCGTGGTGCACGCCGCCGCGCAGGCCGTGGCGTATCGGATCAACCCGGATGGGACCTGGCCGTCCTTTCTCGCCGCCGGCTGGCTCGGCGCGGCGGTGTTGCACCGGCAGGAGATGTTCTACGAGTCGGCCCGGATGCAGGCGGTCCTCGGGGAACGGCTGCCCGGGATGACACCGGCCGACGTGGCCACCATGGCGGCGGCGTTGCGCCGGGTCGGCGTCGCCCCGCAGGACCGGCTGCTCACCGCCGCCCGGCACCGGCTGGCCGAGACGCAGCGCAGCGACGGTGGCTGGACCAGCGACGACGGTGACGCGTTCGACGTACACACCACGCTGGCCGTGATCCGGGCCTGTCGCTGA